The Microbacterium maritypicum genome contains a region encoding:
- a CDS encoding MFS transporter produces the protein MTTTPTSGTHSRARRAGIAAFVGTTIEWYDFYVYATAAALVFGPLFFPSGDRLAETAAAFATFAVAFLVRPLGGIIFGHIGDKLGRRTSLVITLVMMGAATVLVGCLPTYENIGILAPILLILLRAVQGLAVGGEWGGAVLMSVEHAPEKSKTFYGGFTQLGNPAGALLASGIFAIMTRMGDDFIINGGWRIPFLLSIVLVGVGFWVRYRVEETPVFEAKVEGRKQSMPLAFALRTNWRPILLGIGILPISTGGYYLATTFATAYATGDTVAISEQVILDAMTIASFVEFVVTLPVAWLGDKWGRKNVMYIGLITSVLTFVPFLLILPGRVEPLIFLFASLVRIAMSATYAPIAALLSQMFRPQARYTSIALSYGVGAAVWAGFSPWFATQLIAWTGSIWSVIAMFIGMAVIAGICTRLAPQHSDEAPVTASFTARTDTTANRLP, from the coding sequence ATGACCACTACCCCCACCAGCGGCACCCACAGCCGGGCGCGACGCGCCGGCATCGCCGCCTTCGTCGGTACCACCATCGAGTGGTACGACTTCTACGTCTACGCGACCGCCGCGGCGCTCGTCTTCGGTCCGCTGTTCTTCCCGAGCGGCGACCGGCTGGCCGAGACCGCAGCGGCCTTCGCGACCTTCGCCGTCGCCTTCCTCGTCCGCCCGCTGGGTGGCATCATCTTCGGCCACATCGGCGACAAGCTCGGTCGGCGCACGTCGCTGGTCATCACGCTGGTGATGATGGGCGCGGCCACGGTTCTCGTCGGCTGCCTGCCGACCTACGAGAACATCGGCATCCTCGCCCCGATCCTGCTGATCCTGCTCCGTGCGGTGCAGGGGCTCGCCGTCGGCGGCGAGTGGGGCGGTGCGGTGCTCATGAGCGTCGAGCACGCCCCCGAGAAGTCCAAGACCTTCTACGGCGGCTTCACGCAGCTCGGCAACCCGGCCGGCGCGCTGCTCGCCTCTGGCATCTTCGCGATCATGACCCGCATGGGCGACGACTTCATCATCAACGGCGGCTGGCGCATCCCGTTCCTGCTGTCGATCGTGCTGGTCGGCGTCGGCTTCTGGGTGCGTTACCGCGTCGAGGAGACCCCTGTCTTCGAGGCGAAGGTCGAGGGGCGCAAGCAGTCGATGCCGTTGGCCTTCGCGCTGCGCACCAACTGGCGTCCGATCCTCCTCGGCATCGGCATCCTGCCCATCTCGACCGGCGGCTACTACCTGGCCACCACCTTCGCCACGGCGTACGCCACCGGTGACACGGTCGCCATCAGCGAGCAGGTGATCCTGGACGCCATGACGATCGCCTCCTTCGTGGAGTTCGTGGTGACCCTCCCCGTCGCCTGGCTGGGCGACAAGTGGGGCCGCAAGAACGTCATGTACATCGGTCTGATCACCTCGGTGCTGACCTTCGTGCCGTTCCTGCTGATCCTGCCGGGGCGCGTGGAACCGCTCATCTTCCTGTTCGCCTCGCTGGTGCGCATCGCGATGAGCGCGACGTACGCGCCGATCGCTGCTCTGCTCTCGCAGATGTTCCGCCCGCAGGCCCGCTACACCTCGATCGCGCTGTCCTACGGCGTCGGCGCGGCGGTCTGGGCCGGCTTCTCGCCCTGGTTCGCGACGCAGCTCATCGCCTGGACCGGAAGCATCTGGTCGGTGATCGCGATGTTCATCGGCATGGCCGTCATCGCCGGCATCTGCACGCGCCTCGCACCGCAGCACTCCGACGAGGCCCCCGTCACCGCCTCCTTCACCGCCCGCACCGACACGACCGCGAACAGGCTGCCATGA
- a CDS encoding amidohydrolase gives MRKLTPFDRSAQTAPVLLTAHTIHTADAAATTATAMLTDRGRILAIGTPAECEAAAERGGLSPERIDLGDAVVVPGFVDAHAHPLMFGQMMSWVDCGPEKAGSIPEIVALLKAAAAALPEGRPVRGYGYEQRNLAEKRHPTRFELDEVAADREVYLMNASGHGGVVNSHTLTVNGVDRDTPNPDGGEFFRDAEGELTGELSDAACNILTGVHGVKIGHHGPNFHLADEPEEHLRQLDAATQRFLAGGVTSIGDAQVTRREFDMYLRLAEAGRLELRVSMYLLSHLLDEALEMGLVGQFGNAHLSFAGIKFYADGTLGGWTAYFPDGYVGDPCRTGQLYHEPAEYAGLIRKAHAAGLQTATHAQSPTAIEMVVSAIEAALAEHPDADARHRIEHCGLPTPEQIGRMAASGIRPVNQTQHYFNWGEGVEEAIGTPGERFNPLGEFERAGVPFTISSDAPVAEPIPLEAIQTAVTRVTRRGHKLGPDDLRVSALAALRAHTIEGAVSIGREDDLGSLEVGKYADFAVLSGDPLAVPAEEISAITVRETWVDGVRRHRV, from the coding sequence ATGAGAAAGCTCACCCCCTTCGACCGCTCGGCCCAGACGGCACCCGTCCTTCTGACCGCGCACACGATCCACACGGCGGATGCCGCCGCTACGACGGCCACGGCGATGCTGACCGACCGTGGGCGGATCCTCGCGATCGGCACCCCCGCCGAGTGCGAGGCGGCGGCCGAACGGGGTGGGCTCTCTCCGGAGCGCATCGACCTCGGCGACGCCGTCGTCGTCCCGGGCTTCGTCGACGCCCATGCGCATCCGCTCATGTTCGGGCAGATGATGAGCTGGGTCGACTGCGGGCCGGAGAAGGCCGGGAGCATCCCCGAGATCGTGGCCCTGCTGAAGGCGGCGGCCGCCGCCCTCCCTGAGGGGCGCCCCGTGCGCGGCTACGGCTACGAACAGCGCAACCTCGCCGAGAAGCGGCACCCCACCCGTTTCGAGCTCGACGAGGTCGCGGCCGATCGCGAGGTGTACCTCATGAACGCGTCGGGTCACGGCGGCGTCGTGAACTCGCACACCCTCACCGTCAACGGCGTCGATCGGGACACCCCGAACCCCGACGGCGGCGAGTTCTTCCGCGACGCGGAGGGCGAGCTGACCGGAGAGCTCTCGGATGCCGCGTGCAACATCCTCACGGGTGTGCACGGCGTGAAGATCGGTCACCACGGTCCGAACTTCCACTTGGCCGATGAGCCGGAGGAGCACCTGCGCCAGCTGGATGCGGCGACGCAGCGCTTCCTCGCAGGCGGGGTCACCTCGATCGGCGACGCCCAGGTCACGCGTCGGGAGTTCGACATGTACCTGCGCCTGGCCGAGGCCGGACGCCTGGAACTGCGCGTGTCGATGTACCTGCTCTCGCACCTGCTCGACGAGGCCCTCGAGATGGGACTCGTCGGCCAGTTCGGCAACGCCCACCTGAGCTTCGCGGGCATCAAGTTCTACGCCGACGGCACGCTCGGCGGCTGGACCGCGTACTTCCCCGACGGCTACGTGGGCGACCCGTGCCGCACCGGCCAGCTGTACCACGAGCCCGCGGAGTACGCCGGCCTCATCCGCAAGGCGCACGCCGCCGGTCTCCAGACCGCCACGCACGCGCAGTCGCCCACCGCGATCGAGATGGTCGTGTCGGCGATCGAGGCCGCGCTCGCCGAGCATCCGGATGCGGACGCCCGGCACCGCATCGAGCACTGCGGGCTGCCGACCCCCGAGCAGATCGGGCGGATGGCCGCCTCGGGCATCCGCCCGGTCAACCAGACCCAGCACTACTTCAACTGGGGCGAGGGCGTCGAGGAGGCCATCGGCACTCCGGGCGAGCGCTTCAACCCGCTGGGCGAGTTCGAGCGTGCGGGCGTGCCCTTCACGATCTCCTCCGACGCGCCGGTCGCCGAGCCCATCCCGCTCGAGGCCATCCAGACCGCCGTCACCCGCGTCACCCGCCGCGGGCACAAGCTCGGCCCCGACGATCTGCGCGTCTCCGCGCTCGCAGCCCTGCGCGCCCACACGATCGAGGGCGCCGTGTCGATCGGGCGCGAAGACGACCTGGGCTCGCTCGAGGTCGGCAAGTACGCCGACTTCGCGGTGCTCTCCGGCGACCCGCTGGCTGTTCCCGCCGAGGAGATCTCGGCGATCACGGTGCGCGAGACCTGGGTCGACGGCGTTCGCCGTCACCGGGTGTGA
- a CDS encoding thiamine pyrophosphate-binding protein, translated as MNSEQYTDTAGRAVLETIRAYGVTAIFGIPGTHNLELYRPLADLGIRAVTNRHEQGSGYGADGWAQQTGLPGVVITTSGPGLQNAMSAIGTAFCESRPLIVLSPGVPLGAEFADVGTLHETKDATAMVGAIAEWSRRVTSAAEAVDAVHDAFALFRTGRPRPVHIEIPLDVLEAPAGVPAEARRPRPVPARISGDPQALAEAARLLAGAKTPVIVAGGGAVDAAHEVTVVAERLGAPVLTTLNGKGVVDERHPLALGSNLRLAAARTVAEDADVLLVVGSKLGEAELWAPRLEARGSVIRIDISPAQRDKNLAATVGIAGDAAAVLEALLALLPAETRPPRELTAERAAIAAEMRETAPETVALAEIIADALPDDAIVAGDSSQIVYMALGSVLASAHPHSLLYTPTYATLGYGLPAAIGARVAQTEHPVVTVIGDGALMFCVNELVTAIEQRLDLTIVCVDNGGYAEIRQNELDRGMTPIGVDLVQPDWAALATAFGATGRRVENRDDIASSIRAAIADGGVQLVHLPQNAL; from the coding sequence ATGAACTCCGAGCAGTACACCGACACCGCCGGCCGCGCGGTGCTGGAGACGATCCGCGCCTACGGCGTGACCGCGATCTTCGGCATTCCCGGCACCCACAACCTCGAGCTCTACCGGCCGCTCGCCGACCTCGGCATCCGCGCGGTGACGAACCGCCACGAGCAGGGATCCGGCTACGGTGCCGACGGCTGGGCGCAGCAGACGGGTCTCCCCGGCGTCGTCATCACGACCTCAGGCCCCGGTCTGCAGAACGCGATGAGCGCGATCGGCACGGCGTTCTGCGAGTCGCGACCGCTCATCGTCCTCTCGCCCGGTGTGCCGCTCGGCGCGGAGTTCGCCGACGTGGGCACGCTGCACGAGACGAAGGATGCCACGGCCATGGTCGGCGCGATCGCCGAGTGGTCGCGCCGCGTGACCAGCGCCGCCGAGGCGGTCGATGCCGTGCACGATGCGTTCGCCCTGTTCCGCACCGGTCGCCCTCGTCCCGTGCACATCGAGATCCCCCTCGACGTGCTGGAGGCGCCGGCCGGGGTTCCCGCCGAGGCGCGGCGGCCGCGTCCGGTCCCCGCGCGGATCTCCGGCGATCCGCAGGCGCTGGCCGAGGCCGCACGCCTGTTGGCCGGAGCGAAGACCCCGGTGATCGTGGCGGGTGGCGGAGCGGTGGATGCCGCGCACGAGGTCACGGTCGTCGCCGAGCGCCTCGGCGCGCCGGTGCTGACGACCCTGAACGGCAAGGGCGTGGTGGATGAGCGGCATCCGCTCGCGCTCGGCTCGAACCTGCGTCTCGCCGCGGCGCGCACGGTCGCAGAGGACGCGGACGTGCTGCTCGTGGTCGGCTCGAAGCTCGGTGAGGCCGAGCTCTGGGCACCGCGACTCGAGGCGCGAGGATCCGTGATCCGCATCGACATCTCGCCGGCGCAGCGCGACAAGAACCTCGCAGCGACGGTCGGGATCGCCGGCGACGCGGCCGCGGTTCTGGAAGCGCTGCTCGCGCTCCTCCCCGCAGAGACCCGCCCGCCGCGTGAGCTGACCGCAGAACGCGCCGCGATCGCCGCCGAGATGCGGGAGACCGCCCCCGAGACGGTCGCGCTGGCCGAGATCATCGCCGACGCCCTGCCCGACGACGCGATCGTCGCCGGCGACTCGTCCCAGATCGTCTACATGGCGCTGGGCAGCGTGCTGGCGTCGGCGCATCCGCACTCCCTGCTCTACACCCCCACCTACGCGACCCTCGGCTACGGCCTGCCCGCGGCGATCGGCGCACGGGTCGCGCAGACCGAGCATCCGGTCGTGACCGTGATCGGCGACGGCGCGCTGATGTTCTGCGTGAACGAGCTGGTCACGGCGATCGAGCAGCGTCTCGACCTCACGATCGTGTGCGTCGACAACGGCGGCTACGCCGAGATCCGGCAGAACGAGCTCGACAGGGGGATGACCCCGATCGGCGTCGACCTGGTGCAGCCCGACTGGGCGGCCCTCGCCACGGCCTTCGGCGCGACCGGGCGGCGGGTGGAGAACCGCGATGACATCGCCTCCAGCATCCGCGCCGCGATCGCCGACGGGGGAGTGCAGCTGGTGCACCTCCCGCAGAACGCCCTCTGA
- the speB gene encoding agmatinase, with protein MTENVGPIDASVNPRYSGIATFARLPRIEDVPRADIAVVGIPFDSGVSYRPGTRFGPSHVRESSRLLRPYNPAQDVSPFAIAQVVDAGDIPVNPFDLTEAVSEVERAALALGEQVQRIVTIGGDHTVALPLLRAVAAKHGPVAVLHFDAHLDTWDTYFGAPITHGTPFRRASEEGLIDLTASCHVGTRGPLYSKQDLEDDERLGFSIVSSEYIEEHGVEAGIARILQRIGDKPLYVSIDIDVLDPAHAPGTGTPEAGGLTSRELLRILRALSSQNIVGADVVEVSPAYDHAQMTGIAASHVVYELVCLLAARVGSDSQ; from the coding sequence ATGACCGAGAACGTGGGCCCCATCGACGCGTCCGTGAACCCCCGCTACTCCGGCATCGCCACCTTCGCGCGCCTGCCGCGGATCGAAGACGTGCCGCGCGCCGACATCGCCGTCGTCGGCATCCCCTTCGACTCCGGCGTGAGCTACCGGCCGGGCACGCGGTTCGGTCCGTCGCATGTGCGCGAGTCGTCGCGACTGCTGCGCCCGTACAACCCTGCGCAGGACGTGTCGCCGTTCGCGATCGCGCAGGTGGTGGATGCCGGTGACATCCCGGTCAACCCGTTCGACCTCACCGAGGCCGTGAGCGAGGTCGAGCGCGCGGCACTGGCCCTCGGCGAGCAGGTGCAGCGCATCGTCACGATCGGTGGCGACCACACCGTCGCGCTGCCGCTGCTGCGGGCTGTCGCCGCGAAGCACGGCCCGGTCGCTGTGCTGCACTTCGACGCCCACCTCGACACGTGGGACACCTACTTCGGGGCGCCCATCACGCACGGCACACCCTTCCGTCGCGCGAGCGAGGAGGGGCTGATCGACCTCACCGCGAGCTGCCACGTCGGCACCCGCGGACCCCTGTACTCGAAGCAGGATCTCGAAGACGACGAGCGCCTCGGCTTCTCCATCGTGTCGAGCGAGTACATCGAGGAGCACGGCGTCGAGGCCGGTATCGCCCGCATCCTGCAGCGCATCGGCGACAAGCCGCTGTACGTGTCGATCGACATCGACGTGCTCGACCCCGCCCACGCGCCCGGCACCGGCACACCCGAAGCGGGCGGGCTGACCAGCCGCGAACTGCTGCGCATCCTGCGCGCCCTGTCCTCGCAGAACATCGTCGGCGCGGATGTGGTCGAGGTCTCGCCCGCCTACGACCACGCGCAGATGACCGGCATCGCCGCGAGCCACGTGGTCTACGAGCTCGTGTGCCTGCTGGCAGCCCGCGTGGGGTCTGACTCTCAGTAA
- a CDS encoding serine protein kinase RIO encodes MSDPFASSEAASFDAPSFDTPSFDAAAFDSLETELAFADVDPGEGQRWSTWPAITPSERGPEPWPAWVVTSAGALDTERGILKTGKEADVFLLERGVPGDPSRHTLLAAKRYRSTEHRSFHRSSVYTEGRSIRNTRDARALVKKSDHGREVAAAQWSFAEFEALCRMWELGAPVPYPVQVNGTEVLMEFLGDADGTAAPRLAQTRGDRTELQGFYAQVVDLMRIFAAAGFAHGDLSAYNLLVHEGRVRVIDLPQIVDIIANPQGLDLLHRDCVNICDWFTRRRVECDAEELFAELLAALY; translated from the coding sequence TTGTCTGATCCCTTCGCTTCCTCGGAAGCCGCGTCCTTCGACGCACCCTCGTTCGACACACCCTCGTTCGACGCCGCCGCATTCGATTCCCTCGAAACCGAGCTCGCCTTCGCCGACGTCGACCCCGGCGAGGGCCAGCGCTGGTCCACGTGGCCGGCGATCACCCCGTCCGAGCGCGGCCCCGAGCCGTGGCCGGCATGGGTGGTGACCTCGGCCGGCGCACTCGACACCGAGCGCGGAATCCTCAAGACCGGCAAGGAGGCCGACGTGTTCCTGCTCGAACGCGGCGTGCCGGGCGACCCGAGCCGGCACACCCTCCTCGCAGCGAAGCGCTATCGCAGCACGGAGCATCGCAGCTTCCACCGGTCATCCGTCTACACAGAGGGGCGCAGCATCCGGAACACCCGCGACGCGCGCGCCCTCGTCAAGAAGTCGGACCACGGCCGGGAGGTGGCCGCCGCGCAGTGGTCGTTCGCCGAGTTCGAGGCGCTGTGCCGGATGTGGGAGCTCGGGGCCCCGGTGCCGTATCCCGTGCAGGTCAACGGCACCGAGGTGCTGATGGAGTTCCTCGGCGACGCCGACGGCACGGCCGCACCCCGCCTCGCCCAGACCCGCGGCGACCGCACCGAGCTGCAGGGGTTCTACGCGCAGGTCGTCGACCTGATGCGCATCTTCGCGGCGGCGGGGTTCGCCCACGGCGACCTCTCGGCCTACAACCTGCTCGTGCACGAGGGGCGGGTGCGCGTGATCGACCTGCCGCAGATCGTCGACATCATCGCGAACCCGCAGGGGCTCGATCTGCTGCATCGCGACTGCGTGAACATCTGCGACTGGTTCACCCGCCGCCGTGTCGAATGCGACGCCGAGGAGCTGTTCGCCGAGCTCCTCGCCGCGCTTTACTGA
- a CDS encoding MFS transporter — MTTTAPVPTMPPSAASRIRYGGLIVLMLMGFLLVTAEFLPNGVLTEMADGLGVTPGQAGQTVTVTALVGLIVAPTVGLMFPRLDRRSLLVWMALAAAVSNLIVAIAPNLIIVLLARFLLGAAISAFWAMSITVAARLAGPENLGRGVMFTSAGVSLATVAGVPLGVMLSELVDWRMVFAIVGVLMVVLAVVLRFALPSVPAERASSLRLLVDTLRRPGIGLGMVGHVLVVLGHFLAYTYVRLALERIPEVDASTIVVLLALFGVGGLLGNITIGLVIDRTFAFFAVFAPLVIAVSVMSMILFSGSIVGVGIVVLVWGFFFSSWLIVANTWVGHRMPDRLEAGGSLVVVGFQGAITLAAGIGGLLVDTLNVELVYVIGAIALLAGAVLFGASNRVSSRA; from the coding sequence ATGACCACGACAGCGCCCGTTCCCACCATGCCGCCCTCCGCGGCGTCCCGCATCCGCTACGGCGGACTCATCGTGCTGATGCTGATGGGCTTCCTGCTGGTCACGGCCGAGTTCCTCCCCAACGGCGTGCTCACCGAGATGGCCGACGGGCTGGGGGTCACTCCGGGTCAGGCCGGACAGACCGTGACCGTGACGGCGCTGGTCGGACTCATCGTCGCGCCGACCGTCGGACTCATGTTCCCGCGGCTGGATCGGCGGTCGCTGCTGGTGTGGATGGCGCTCGCCGCCGCCGTGTCGAACCTGATCGTGGCGATCGCGCCGAACCTGATCATCGTGCTGCTGGCGCGGTTCCTGCTGGGTGCCGCCATCAGCGCCTTCTGGGCGATGTCGATCACGGTCGCTGCGCGCCTGGCGGGACCGGAGAATCTCGGACGCGGTGTCATGTTCACCTCGGCGGGAGTGTCGCTGGCGACCGTGGCCGGTGTGCCGTTGGGTGTCATGCTGAGCGAACTCGTCGACTGGCGGATGGTCTTCGCCATCGTGGGCGTGCTGATGGTCGTGCTCGCGGTGGTGCTGCGGTTCGCGCTGCCGTCGGTGCCGGCCGAGCGGGCGTCGAGCCTGCGCCTGCTCGTCGACACGCTGCGCCGCCCCGGCATCGGTCTCGGCATGGTCGGCCACGTGCTCGTCGTGCTCGGGCACTTCCTCGCCTACACGTACGTGCGGCTCGCGCTGGAGCGGATCCCCGAGGTCGACGCCTCGACCATCGTCGTGCTGCTCGCGCTGTTCGGCGTCGGCGGCCTCCTCGGCAACATCACGATCGGGCTCGTGATCGACCGCACGTTCGCCTTCTTCGCGGTGTTCGCGCCGCTCGTGATCGCCGTGTCCGTGATGTCGATGATCCTGTTCTCCGGGTCGATCGTGGGTGTCGGCATCGTCGTGCTGGTGTGGGGCTTCTTCTTCTCGTCCTGGCTGATCGTGGCGAACACGTGGGTCGGACACCGGATGCCGGATCGGCTCGAAGCCGGCGGCAGTCTCGTCGTCGTGGGGTTCCAGGGGGCGATCACCCTCGCGGCCGGCATCGGCGGACTGCTCGTGGACACCCTGAACGTCGAGCTGGTCTACGTGATCGGGGCGATCGCGCTGCTCGCCGGCGCGGTGCTGTTCGGCGCGTCCAACCGCGTCAGCAGCAGGGCCTGA
- a CDS encoding helix-turn-helix domain-containing protein: MVTVDADALSNVLGAVDLRVGIGRRTSVAAGALLPIPADTITLVYIAEGAVQGHPPLGDGCRLDVDPDSQRLRVDTKARHDLLVAGDAFLTLGRSPFVLEARDDTSLMIADIELADAASPLPALLPPFLTVTGFDAVEPAAAALALNMGVLGDTVMPARQGDPIICRMMATTVLLSVIRAWAANGCAPTGWPSLSNDPFLDRVVDAIREEPGRDWTVERLAGIGAMSRSTFAERFRSTVGRSPADYVTEVRVDAAKRMLEAGRSVSDISRELGYASDEGFSRAFRRRTGQTPSSWRLANRTPISA; encoded by the coding sequence ATGGTGACAGTGGATGCGGACGCGCTCTCGAACGTGCTCGGTGCGGTCGACCTGCGCGTCGGCATCGGCCGTCGCACCTCGGTAGCTGCGGGAGCGCTGCTGCCGATCCCCGCCGACACCATCACCCTGGTCTACATCGCCGAGGGCGCTGTGCAGGGGCATCCTCCGCTCGGAGACGGCTGCCGCCTCGACGTCGATCCCGACTCGCAGCGACTCAGGGTCGACACGAAGGCCCGCCATGACCTGCTCGTGGCGGGCGACGCGTTCCTGACCCTCGGCCGTTCGCCGTTCGTGCTCGAAGCGCGGGACGACACGAGCCTGATGATCGCCGACATCGAGCTCGCCGATGCGGCCTCGCCGCTGCCCGCCCTGCTGCCGCCGTTCCTCACCGTCACCGGGTTCGACGCCGTGGAGCCCGCCGCCGCCGCCCTGGCGCTGAACATGGGGGTGCTCGGCGACACGGTGATGCCCGCCCGCCAGGGCGACCCCATCATCTGCCGCATGATGGCGACGACCGTGCTGCTGTCGGTCATCCGCGCCTGGGCTGCGAACGGCTGTGCCCCGACGGGCTGGCCCTCGCTGTCGAACGACCCGTTCCTCGACCGCGTCGTCGACGCCATCCGCGAGGAACCGGGTCGGGACTGGACGGTGGAGCGCCTCGCCGGCATCGGCGCCATGTCGCGCTCGACCTTCGCCGAACGGTTCCGCAGCACCGTCGGCCGCTCCCCCGCCGACTACGTCACCGAGGTGCGCGTCGACGCGGCCAAGCGGATGCTCGAGGCTGGGCGAAGCGTCTCGGACATCTCCCGCGAGCTGGGCTACGCCTCCGACGAGGGGTTCAGCCGGGCCTTCCGCCGCCGCACCGGGCAGACCCCCTCGTCGTGGCGTCTGGCGAACCGCACGCCGATCTCGGCCTGA
- a CDS encoding DUF3817 domain-containing protein, with the protein MFRTPDRLFRVLAIAEAITWTILIAAIIARAVGAPGVVVTVGGGIHGFIFLSYAATAILVALNQRWHVGVGVLAVASAVIPYATIPTEIWLHRTGRLTGAWRLEATDDPRDRRWYDRLMRWFLQRPWVLALLLVVGIVALYVILLLVGPPGGK; encoded by the coding sequence GTGTTCCGCACCCCCGACCGACTGTTCCGAGTTCTCGCGATCGCGGAGGCGATCACCTGGACGATCCTGATCGCCGCGATCATCGCCCGTGCCGTCGGCGCCCCCGGAGTCGTGGTGACCGTGGGTGGAGGCATCCACGGGTTCATCTTCCTGAGCTACGCGGCGACGGCGATCCTGGTCGCGCTGAACCAGCGCTGGCATGTCGGTGTAGGTGTTCTCGCCGTCGCCAGCGCCGTCATCCCGTACGCGACGATCCCGACCGAGATCTGGCTGCACCGCACCGGGCGGCTCACCGGGGCCTGGCGTCTCGAGGCGACCGACGACCCGCGCGATCGCCGCTGGTACGACCGGCTGATGCGGTGGTTCCTGCAGCGGCCGTGGGTTCTCGCGCTGCTTCTGGTCGTCGGCATCGTCGCGCTGTACGTCATCCTGCTGCTGGTGGGTCCTCCCGGCGGCAAGTGA
- a CDS encoding NAD(P)/FAD-dependent oxidoreductase → MTSPMADMNERADYDVLIVGGGPAGLSAALNLGRALARVLVIDADRPRNAATLRSHGFLTRDGIPPHELRRLAREELAAYPNVEVRSRTRVTALRQTDGEGTGPHGDRGVFAADIGRRDTETTVTARAVLLATGLRETLPDVPNLRGYYGMSLFSCATCDAWELQGRRLALIGETPDIADRARLIGRWTESLTVFTHGADVVTADEEAELAASGIDVRRETIVELVGERGSLDAIRLADGTSVPVDGGFVRPEWENALTFLDGIAPTLDHAGHLRTDRSGRTDVPGLYAAGDAATPGPQQLIVAAGAGARVATVIVHDSIGVVSAH, encoded by the coding sequence ATGACATCACCGATGGCGGACATGAACGAGCGTGCCGACTACGACGTGCTCATCGTGGGCGGCGGACCGGCCGGTCTCTCCGCCGCCCTCAACCTCGGCCGCGCGCTCGCACGCGTGCTGGTGATCGACGCCGATCGTCCGCGCAATGCGGCGACGCTGCGATCGCACGGGTTCCTGACCCGCGACGGCATCCCGCCGCACGAGCTGCGGCGCCTCGCCAGAGAAGAGCTCGCGGCCTATCCGAACGTGGAGGTGCGATCGCGGACGCGCGTCACCGCCCTCCGGCAGACGGACGGAGAGGGGACGGGACCGCACGGCGATCGAGGTGTGTTCGCGGCGGACATCGGCCGGCGGGATACCGAGACCACCGTCACGGCCAGGGCGGTGCTGCTGGCCACCGGGCTGCGTGAGACGCTCCCCGATGTCCCGAACCTGCGCGGGTACTACGGCATGAGCCTGTTCAGCTGCGCCACCTGCGATGCGTGGGAGCTGCAGGGCCGCCGCCTCGCCCTGATCGGCGAGACGCCCGACATCGCCGACCGCGCGCGACTCATCGGACGCTGGACCGAGAGCCTCACCGTGTTCACGCACGGGGCGGACGTCGTGACCGCGGACGAGGAGGCGGAGCTCGCCGCCTCCGGCATCGACGTGCGTCGCGAGACGATCGTCGAGCTCGTGGGTGAGCGGGGAAGCCTCGACGCCATCCGTCTGGCCGACGGCACATCGGTCCCGGTCGACGGCGGTTTCGTGCGGCCCGAGTGGGAGAACGCGCTGACGTTCCTCGACGGGATCGCGCCCACGCTTGATCACGCCGGGCATCTGCGCACGGACCGCTCCGGTCGCACCGATGTGCCGGGGCTCTACGCCGCGGGCGACGCCGCGACACCCGGTCCGCAGCAGCTCATCGTCGCGGCGGGTGCCGGCGCTCGGGTCGCGACGGTCATCGTGCACGACTCGATCGGCGTCGTCAGCGCCCACTGA
- a CDS encoding MerR family transcriptional regulator — MLSIGAFAQIGQVTHRMLRHWDTAGLLEPAHVDEFTGYRSYDPSQLERLHRIVALRQLGFGLDDVSAILERGVDAERIAALLRIRRAEVEQEHRIAAERLVDVERRLHLIEREKHMSQIEIIDKPLPAVRLAAIRTVVADQPAVAGVVGPAFDAVAEIIGDTHSLATPIAQYETLDDGLQVIAGYTYSGPAREGFEIVELPAATEAVCGIHLGSMEHIAESWHAIHTEIFARGLVHDGPCRELYVRAVSEDQSDWVTELQQPVRRS, encoded by the coding sequence ATGTTGTCCATCGGAGCGTTCGCGCAGATCGGCCAGGTGACCCACCGGATGCTCCGGCATTGGGACACGGCCGGCCTGCTCGAGCCCGCCCACGTGGACGAGTTCACCGGATACCGCTCCTACGATCCCTCGCAGCTGGAACGGCTGCACCGGATCGTCGCCCTGCGCCAGCTGGGTTTCGGTCTCGATGACGTCTCGGCGATCCTCGAACGCGGCGTCGATGCCGAACGCATCGCCGCCCTGCTGAGGATCCGTCGCGCAGAAGTCGAGCAGGAGCATCGGATCGCCGCGGAGAGACTCGTCGACGTGGAGAGGCGCCTCCACCTCATCGAGAGAGAGAAGCACATGTCCCAGATCGAGATCATCGACAAGCCCCTCCCCGCCGTGCGCCTCGCTGCCATCCGCACGGTCGTGGCCGACCAGCCGGCCGTCGCCGGAGTGGTCGGGCCCGCGTTCGACGCCGTGGCCGAGATCATCGGCGACACGCACTCCCTGGCCACCCCGATCGCCCAGTACGAGACTCTCGACGACGGGCTGCAGGTCATCGCGGGCTACACGTACAGCGGCCCCGCGCGCGAGGGCTTCGAGATCGTCGAGCTCCCCGCGGCGACGGAGGCCGTGTGCGGCATCCATCTCGGATCGATGGAGCACATCGCCGAGAGCTGGCACGCGATCCACACCGAGATCTTCGCGCGGGGCCTGGTGCACGACGGCCCGTGTCGCGAGCTGTATGTGCGCGCGGTCTCCGAGGACCAGTCCGATTGGGTCACCGAGCTGCAGCAGCCCGTCCGTCGCAGCTGA